The sequence TCAAAAGTAAAACTTAGCCACGAATATATTGAATGAGCCAGCTGCTGCCGAGGTAGAGAtttccaaagattaacaacccTCGAGAGAATAAATCCCTCATCTCAATCTTAAGtgattattttgaaactgtgcccccagTTCTAGGTTCCGCCATAAAGGGAAAAGTTCTTTCAGCATCTGCCCTGCCAAGTTCCCTCaaaatcttatgtttcaatatcATCTTTCTTCTAAGCTTCAATGAGTAAAGGCCTCACCGTCCCTTGTGACAAAAGTCCCTCATCCCATGAATCAGCCGTGTGAAGTTTTTCTAAATTGTCTCCAACCCAAGTACATTCCTCCTTAAATAAGCAGACCAAAACTCTAGGCACTAtttcacatttttatttttttcttcttctcaaATAAGATTTAATTTAATCTTCCTGCAACATCTTTGCGGACAGGTAACATCACTCACGTAAAGTTCAAATTATGAGAAACTCTTTCTGTGGCTCTTCTTCACACCCCCTGCCCCAGCTTCCAGGAAGCCTAAACAATTCCAGCAAAATAGCTGAGAGATGGCAAGTGTGAAAATCAAGTATGAAGCATTTTTTACTCATTGATTATTCCAGACCATCTGAGCACTGCACTTTGGTAGTATGTACGAGTTCAGAATATAGATCTAAACCAAGACAACAAAGTGGAATGAGTTTGAGAGACAGTAAACGGAAGCAGTTTCTGCTTAAGAGATTTTAAACTTTGACATGTCAGCTAATACTCTAGACTAATATGTAGATTACTTGAACATAAAAACGGTGTTATTTTAACCTTACCCTCGATATAAATCTACTCTTATTTTGTTTCTGGGCCACATAGAACCAACTCATCCGTCTACATCCCATTTGTTACCTTATATCAAACCCAGTCAAAGACTGTCAGGCAGATTTTTACCATTTGACTGATAAGGAACTGCATTTTAGAATCAGGTAGTTGTTCTAAAATGGAATGTCAGtaaagcagaaaagaaaatgaAGGATGAAATTTAGATAGATGGAAAAGGTACTTAAATTATATTTGTTGTAAAGACTTAACTTTTTAGCTTTCATAGTTTAGGGTTATTGTATTGACGGCACCAAACACAGAGGAGCCTCGTAAGATTAAATGAATattcctctccttcccccaccaccatttAGTATAGTAGGTGAAAACTCAAACCTGATGTAGCCAGACAGCTTCTCTCAAGTTGAAGCTAGAATGCAGTAGAAATGTATTCACATGAATAAAGCAAAGTGAACCAGGTGTGGTGAACACAGGGTCACATAGTAGAACTGGTCACCTTGAGTGATATTGAGCCTCATTTTATTAAGTTTGACAAGAGATCAAAAATAAGCAAGAGATTAATTTAATGCAATGCCACCAAAGCTCTCAGGTAGGTGATTGGAATGAAGCAGACCAAAGTCAAAGTTTGATGACCTCCAACAGTTTATTTAAAGTACAATGGGTTAGCGTGTTGTAGACTGGGCATACAAAACTAGTCACAGCTTGCATGGTGCAAGTCTGTCCAATCTCTGGCCTCTTATTAGGTTATTGGAAGAAACACCTAAGGAGCATCAACATGGTGTTGGACTTGCTTTCACTGTTATTCAGACAGAGATAGGCCTCTGTGctttgtttccacttgtaagacaCGTACAATGAGGTTCAATTTCAAGCCTTGTAGATTTGATTCAGCAAGGGATGATTTCACATTTGACAAAAAATCAAAACCAAGCTAGTTAAGGATGGCCAGAAACATAAAAtgtcaaaagatttttttttatttcgTTACTGTTATGTATTCTTAAATTAGTTTAACTTCTTCTTTATGAACTATATTCCAACAGTATGATAACTAACATGTCAATAGAAACTCAAACACTTAAGAAAATGTTGACATGGTTACATTGCATGTAACATTGTCATATATAAGATACTTCACAATTGAACATGCAAACTTGTACAAGTTGAGCCTTAACACATACCAAGTACTGTCCTCCAAATAAATAGGACCAAAATGTAATGAGTTGACTTTCTTTCAGTCCGTGAGATTTATTTTACTTTACTCATGTTCAAGTATAGGAACAACTGCAATTAAGTCACAACATCCTGCAATTACTCAGTAAATATTGACTTCTGGCGCATTTGATAAATTTATGGTGCTAAGATTTCGTCCCAATCAGTTATTCGAGACTCTTCAGCTAAAATACTCCAGTTAGGGGAATGATCAGATGCGAGCCAATTGAAATCATCAATAATGTTCCAATTGTTTTTCGTTCTGTCTAAACCTGCCAGCTCAAAATCCTTCTCAATACCTTCATACTTCCAGTTAAACGGAGCAAAGGAAACTCCAGTACAATCTTCTACGATGGCTCTGCTGGTCACATGCAAATATACATTTGCATCCTTAGTATTATGGGTTCGAAGTTGCTGACAAGCGAAGGCAAAAGTGCAGCCGACGGactgatcaatgaacacagaggtAGAGACAGGTCCGCACAACACCTTGGTGTTGGTGACATTCTTGACATGGAGTGTATTGGGCGAGCCCAGAAGCTTCACCACGCAGTTGGACAACCTCGTCAACAACACGTCTCTCCCGGTGATCTCATCCGCCCGCCGGACCAATACCTGAGAGTCGACGTCCGAAAAGCCGCATAGGTTTTCCTCGATCACTATGGTGTTGTTGGGTTTCTTGTCCGGTGGGGAATCAGCGGGTTTGGTTTCTTTCGGGCCGGCGCCTTCCTTTTTGCGCGATTTGAAAGCGAATTTCTTTTTGGGCAAACACTCATCCCTCTTCTCCACCACCGCCCCCTGCAGCTTCTGCACAGCGTCCTGGGCCTGGCGCAGCTCGTAGGCAGACAGGAACATCATGCTGTCGTTCACAAACTTCTGCAGCCGCTGCATCTTCAGCGAGATCTCCTCGAAGCGGGCGTTCAGCGCGGTTTTGTCGCTGCCTTCGCAGCTCTCCAAAAGCGCCTCGATCTCCGCCTTTTCCTCGGAAAACGCCGCCGTGAAGAAGTTGGACTTTTCTTCCTTCACGCCGGTCACATCCTTGGCCATTTTCCTCTTCTCCACCCCCTGCTGCCTCTCCTGGTCCCTGCGCTGCAGAATCTCCACCATCTTCTCTTTCCGTCGGTCATATTCCGGGATTTCTTCCGTTAAATTCTCTCTGTTCTCGCTCTCCCCCACCAGCGCCATCTTGAACCGTTTTCAACCGAACACCAGTCACTCCATTAGTCGCAGCTCAGGCGGGTTACCCTCTTGTATCGCTTATTCTGAATGGGCGGCGTGTTGGTTCAGAGGGCGATGGGTGCGGCTCTGCAGATGATAGGCTGGAATCTGACCAATCGGGACGTTTTATACgacaaagggacaatgctggatgGATGAacagaaatagaaaatgctggaagtgctCCGCAGGTTGGCTGCATCTGCTGAGGGAGTAAACGCTTGATGAGCTTCCAACGAAAGATAGGGAAGATAGAAATGTAATAGGGTTTGAGCTAGTGAAAAGGTTGAGGACGAACAATAGGGGAGGTCGGTGTTAGGGTTACaggggagattaaatgacaaaaaagTTTAATGGTACCAAAGGGAATGGAATGGGGAAGGTGAAGAAAAAAAACAGCAAGGTGCGCTTAGAAGAGGCCTGTTGCTTGCATAATTTGACGTCTGAATGCAAAGTGAAGGAATAAAGAAAGAAACTCGAAACAAATACAACGTGAAACAAAAAATGGAGGCAGATGTGATGATTGCTCAACTCTAGTGAGCCCTCATTGAGGGCCGAGTCAAAAGATGAGGTGCGGTTCCTCAAGCTTGCATTGAGATGCATTGGAGACAAAGGGCAGGAGGATCAGTAGAGGCAAGgtggaaaattgaaatgaaaattgcttattgtcacgagtaggcttcaattaagttactgtgaaaagcccctagtccacattccggcgcctgttcggggaggctggtacgggaattgaaccatgctgctggcctgcctgggtctgctgtaaaagccagcgatttagcccagtgtgctaaaccaacccctgcaaACGGCAGGTGATGGAAAACTCAGGGTCTATGTTTGCAGACTGAACTGAGGTATTCTGCAAAGTGATCGTGCAGCCAGTatttggtctcgccaatgtatatGAGACACCGTTGTGAGCCGTGAATTCAGTATACTAAATTGAAAGTAGTACAAGTAAATTACTGTTTCATTTGGAAGGAGTATTTGGAGCTGTGGATGGTGAGAAAGGAGGTAAAAGGACAGGTGTTGCAACTCCAGGAGAGGGTGTTGGAAGTGACTGAGGAGTGAAACAGATTGTCATGGAGGGAAGGGCCCCTTCCAGATGCtgaaaggggaagggggaggtgtgTGTTTGATGGTGGCTTTGCACTGTGGGTGGCAACAGAGGTTGGTCAGTAGAAGGTTAGAAAAATAAAACGCCTATCATGCTTCTGGGATGGAGGGGACAGGGTGAGAGCAGAAGTGCATGAAATAGATTGGACACATGGAGGGTCCTATCAACCACTTTGGTGGGGTAGGGATCCCGGATGATGAAAAAAGACATTTGAAGTGCTAGTTTGGAAGGTTGCATCATCTGAACAGGTGCGATGGATGAGAAAATGGAAGGATGGAATGGAGTTCTCAGAAGAAATGGAGTGTGACGTAGTGtaggcaaagcctttgacaagattccacatgggagacttatgcaGAAGGCAAATCCAAATGGGATACTGGGTAACTTGattaaggtggattcaaaattggcttagctgtaggaggcagagggtgatgacagatgtctgcttcagtgactggaagccagtgcccagtggcataccacaggaatCTGTACTGGGTCCCTATTGTTTGTAATTTATGCAAATgacagatgactatgtggggggtaggatcagtgcgtttgcagatgacacaaagattcgcCAGtcggttaacagtgaggttgagtgtcttgggttagagGAATATAGATGGTCAAATGAGCAGAAAGGTGGcacatggaatttaaccctgaaaagtgtgaggtgatacactttgaaaggagtgatttgacaaggaagtattcaatgaataacctgacactgggaagttccgaggaacaaagggatcttggcgTGGATGTCGATAGATCTTTGAAGTCAGaatggcaggttaatagggtggtgaaaaagacgtgggacacttgcctttatcaattgaggcatagattacaaaagcaaggaggtcatgttggagttgtatagaactttggtttggccacacctgaagtactgcaattctggttgctacattataggaaagatatgattgcactggaggaggtgcagagatgattcaccaggatgttaccggGATGCaccatttaagttataaagagaggttcgataggcttggattgtttttacTGGAGCAGagcagactgaggggtgacctgatcgaggtgtacaagattatagatatggagcagctgttccccttagttgaagggtcagttacgaggggacaatgtgaggggcaggtttagcgggggtttgaggaaaaaccttaaTATTCAGAGgttggtgacagtctggaatgcactgcctgggagggtggtagagctgAGTTGCCTCACCCTTCaaaaagtacctgaatgagcacgtggcatgtcataacattcaaggctatgggccaagtattGGCAaaaggattaggtgggcaggacaggtgtctttcatgcgtcggtgcagactcgatgggccaaagggcctcttccacACTGTTATTTTGTGATTCTAGTTAAGGGAGCTGTGGGAGTCCATGGGCTTGTAGTGAATTTGTAGTGTAGGGCCATTTCATAAACTCTTTTTGATTTGAGCGATAGGTGTGATGGTAAGTTGCCCCAGTGCCACCAAAAGGgaacataaaattctaacaaaagTGTTCTTGGGTAACACTATTACAATAACCAAACAATTAGTTATAGGGAATTCAGAATAAATTTATTCATCCAAAgagtggtaagaatgtggaactttCTACCAGAGGAAGTGGTTGAAGTGAGTAGCATTTCTGTAATTAAGAGGAAATTGGACAAgtatatgagggagaagggaatagatggtTACGATGGTAGATTTAGACTGGAGGAGGCTTGAATGTAGCCTTTTCTGTGCCATATATCCTTTCCGACCATATGTAAAAACTTGGCCAATGGAGCAACAAATATAAATTTAATTAAAAGATCATGAGTATCCAGAATACATTCCATACCCTGCAGTGCCGATTAGTCATAGAACCAAGCACATTTTCAGGCAATCGATGTGCTTATTTTAGTGTTTTATGCAATGATGatgcaatatatatattttttatttgttcgtgGGGTGTGGggttgctgactgggccagcatttattgcccatcccagagagcatttaagagtcaaccacattgctgtgggtctgaagtcacatgtgggccagaccaggtaaggacgacagatttccttccctcaaggacattagtgaaccagatgggtcttcttgacaatgggttcatggtcaccgttagacTGCCTgttccagatgtttattgaattaaaatttcaccatctgccatggcgagatcaaacctgggtccccagagcatgactctgggtctctggattactagtccagtgacaataccactatgccactgcctccccaacaaTTTTAATATAGAATCCTATCacacaaaaggagaccatttggcccattgtgtctgtatcAGCTCTCTGACCGAGCGATCAAATTAATATTGTTCCATTAATCCCTCCCCCGCagcactgctctttccccacagtaCTCCCATTTTTTTTCCACCAAGTATTTAATTCACTTTTtgtgttattattgaatctgcttgaaTCCCTTAGAcaatgcattccaaatcataaaTATTTGTTGCAGAAAAAATGTTTCTCATCTTTTTGGTTACTTTGCTAATTCGCTTAACTGTGTTGTCTAGTTACTGACTCTTCTCCCTTAGGCCTTGCCATCCTTCCTGAGGTAGAGTGCTAACTGGGTCCTAACGGATTTCCTAAAATGATTGCAGCTTGACAGGTTGACCACCTCTTATGGGGTATCCTTTTGCTAAACTTCAAGCTAGTTAGGAGAGGATCATAGACTCAACTTACATTCATGGCTCAGGTTGCATTTAGTCGTGGTGTCCCAGCCATCATGTGCAGCTGGCTGGATGGCACAGGTGGTATTTTCCTGATTGCCAGATGTTCGAGGAGTTGTTGGCACTACAGTAACATTTgaactttaatgtaataaaacatcacaaggggcttcacaggagcattataaagcaaaattaGTCACTGATACACAAAAGGTGAAATAGGCAGAAGGCCAACTTTAGTCAAAGAAGCAGGTTTTAAGTAGTGTCTGAAAGGAACCAACAGGTAGACTTGTTAACAatagaaattccagagcttagagtcTAGGCAATAAAAACAGTCACCAGTGGTGCAgccattaaaattggggatgcgctAGCCAGAATTTGATGAATGCAGATACCTCAGTGAGTTGTGGGGCTGG comes from Scyliorhinus canicula chromosome 1, sScyCan1.1, whole genome shotgun sequence and encodes:
- the tbcc gene encoding tubulin-specific chaperone C → MALVGESENRENLTEEIPEYDRRKEKMVEILQRRDQERQQGVEKRKMAKDVTGVKEEKSNFFTAAFSEEKAEIEALLESCEGSDKTALNARFEEISLKMQRLQKFVNDSMMFLSAYELRQAQDAVQKLQGAVVEKRDECLPKKKFAFKSRKKEGAGPKETKPADSPPDKKPNNTIVIEENLCGFSDVDSQVLVRRADEITGRDVLLTRLSNCVVKLLGSPNTLHVKNVTNTKVLCGPVSTSVFIDQSVGCTFAFACQQLRTHNTKDANVYLHVTSRAIVEDCTGVSFAPFNWKYEGIEKDFELAGLDRTKNNWNIIDDFNWLASDHSPNWSILAEESRITDWDEILAP